A stretch of DNA from Granulicella pectinivorans:
TGCGGCTGACGATGCGGTCGGGGTGGAAGGGTTCGAAGGCGTCGGGCTTTTCGCCGGTGCCGAGGAACTTGATAGGGGCTCCGGTGACCTGGCGGATGGAGAGGGCCGCGCCGCCGCGGGCGTCGCCGTCCATCTTGGTGAGGACGGCTCCGGTGATGGCGAGGAGGTCGTTGAAGGCCTTGGCGGAGTTGACGGCGTCCTGGCCGGTCATGGCGTCGGCGACGAAGAGGATCTCGGAGGGGTTGAGGAGCTTTTTGAGCTCGGCCATCTCGTCCATGAGCTCTTTGTCGATGCCGAGACGGCCGGCGGTGTCGACGATGAGGATGTCGCAGCCGAAGTTGGCGGCGTCGCGCTTGGCTTCTTTGGCGAGACGGAGGACGTCGGCGGTGCCGTGGGTGGTGTCGGGGTCGAGCTTGCCCTCGTAGATGCTGGTGCCGGTGGTGCGGGCTACTACGGCGAGCTGCTCGCGGGCGGCGGGACGGTAGACGTCGACGGAGACGAGCATGGGGCGGTGGCCGCCCTTTTTGAGCCACTGGGCGAGTTTGCCGCTGGTGGTCGTTTTGCCGGAGCCTTGCAGGCCGGCCATGAGGATTACCGATGGGGGCTGCGAGGAGAACTTGAAGCGCGCGGTGTCCTTGCCGAGGATGTTGACGAGCTCGTCGTTGACGATTTTGACGATCTGCTCGGTGGGCGAGAGGGCAGTGGCGACCTGGGTGCCGAGGGCCTTGATGCGGATCTGCTCGATGAGCTGCTTGACCACGTCGAGGTTGACGTCGGACTCGAGGAGGGCGAGGCGGATCTCGCGGAGAGCTTCGGAGATGTTCTCTTCGGTGAGGGTGCCCTGGCCGCGGAGGTTCTTAAAGGAGCGCTGGAGTTTTTCGCTTAAGTTCTCAAACATGACTGTCTCTAGGATACAGGGATAAGGGAACAGGGAGTAGGGAGTGGTACGGCAAGGACTTTGTTGTCCTGCCGGACGGGTGCCCTGCGCGGGCGGCGACCACTTCGTGGTGTGTCTACCGGTGTTGCCGACTCACGCTGTGCTGGGCCTCGCGTTGCTCGGCGGGGAGCCACTGTGAACGCCCTATTCGGCCATCTGTTCGTCGATGAAGCAGAAGCGCCAGTGTTCGCCGGGCTCTTTGGAGGTCATGACCGGGTGCTTTGTTGCGTGGAAGTGTTTGGTGGCGTGTTTGTTGGGGCTGGAGTCGCAGCAGCCTACGTGGCCGCAGGTGAGGCAGGTGCGGAGGTGGACCCACCAGGAATCCATCTTGATGCATTCTTCGCAGCCGGCGGAGTTGGGCTTGTGGGGGTGGGCGGCGGCTAGGTGTTCGCAGAGGGCCATGGTTCTTTGGATGCTACATGGGCGGGGTTGGTGGCGGGGGT
This window harbors:
- a CDS encoding UBP-type zinc finger domain-containing protein, with protein sequence MALCEHLAAAHPHKPNSAGCEECIKMDSWWVHLRTCLTCGHVGCCDSSPNKHATKHFHATKHPVMTSKEPGEHWRFCFIDEQMAE
- the ffh gene encoding signal recognition particle protein, giving the protein MFENLSEKLQRSFKNLRGQGTLTEENISEALREIRLALLESDVNLDVVKQLIEQIRIKALGTQVATALSPTEQIVKIVNDELVNILGKDTARFKFSSQPPSVILMAGLQGSGKTTTSGKLAQWLKKGGHRPMLVSVDVYRPAAREQLAVVARTTGTSIYEGKLDPDTTHGTADVLRLAKEAKRDAANFGCDILIVDTAGRLGIDKELMDEMAELKKLLNPSEILFVADAMTGQDAVNSAKAFNDLLAITGAVLTKMDGDARGGAALSIRQVTGAPIKFLGTGEKPDAFEPFHPDRIVSRIMGMGDIATLLERAEEKLDRGKAENFAKKALTGEGFTLEDFREQLRQIKKMGSMKSILKMLPSVGPFAGMAQAAENVDESQFSRIENIINSMTNKERQNADIINGSRRKRIATGSGTTVQEVNNLLRQYSQMSKMFKNMGGGGGIKAQQRMMSQMQGKQKFGR